One region of Myxococcus stipitatus genomic DNA includes:
- a CDS encoding non-ribosomal peptide synthetase: protein ADSHATTVHFVPSMLRAFLEEDGLQQLTHLKRVVCSGEALSVELVKKAHSRLPSTTEVHNLYGPTEAAVDVSFWHCPRGDTRHAIPIGRPVANTRLYVLDSHGQPSPIGVPGELFIAGVQVGLGYWNRPQLSAERFVEDTFSATPGARMYRTGDVARWLPDGTLEYLGRADFQVKLRGLRIELGEVEAALATHSLVREAAVVLRDGPGGPRLVAYVSGNDETALDAARLKPHLLQRLPEYMVPSAFIHLPSLPLTPSGKVDRKALPLPEAPVSHGPSYAAPRSPIEERLASLFATVLGLEKVGIHDDFFELGGHSLLATQIVVRVRTALGIELALRTLFESPTVASLAARLESSRQGPASALAPPPLSRVDRSKPLPLSFAQQRLWLLSQFGAAASAYNLPLALKLEGHLDRLALQRGFDELVRRHEALRTTFELHGEEPVQVIHPARALALRFEDLSALPEATEREAEAVRLVLEEARRPFDLGRGPVARALLVKVREVEHVLVFNLHHIISDGWSNGVLLREMATLYSAFREGKPSQLPELSVQYADYSVWQRGWLQGAVMEAQLAYWRRALADAPPHLELPTDHPRPPQQTFEGDVVPLHLPLALSESLEAMGRGVGATPFMVLLAALQFLLHRYSGQEDILVGSPIAGRTTTEVEGLVGYFANTLVLRARVHEQDTFRELLTRVRDTTLGAYEHQEMPFEKLVEALQPVRDPSRTPLFQVTFALHSEPLPDVSLPGLSLHPLEQGHGAVRFDLELHLTRLPDGFRGGLNYGTALFSRDTIERMSRQLEGLLAEVVRAPDARLSQVSLLRPEERRRILTDWNDTGVTRPRQAPIHALFAEQVARTPEAIALSSSAGRMTYAELAARAHRLARHLRERGIRPGSRVGLFLERSPDLIIGMLGILEAGAAYVPLDPSHPPERLDWLTREAGVALVVAHRDLVDKLPRTGCDRLLLDAEWDVIARQPSTAPTVDVGADDLAYVMFTSGSTGHPKGVCVPHRGVTRLVRGSTFMRMGPQEVFLQLAPAAFDASTLEIWGALLNGGRLVLAPPTALSIEALGTLLVREGITALWLTAALFDQVVQHQGDALARVRQVLAGGDVLSVQRVREHLARLGPDNVLINGYGPTENTTFSTTHVMRAGESPGRAVPIGRPVSNSTAYVLDASLRPVPPGMPGELYVGGEGLAWGYLNRADLTAERFVPNPFATTPGERLYRTGDRARWRSDGALEFLGRVDFQVKIRGFRIEPGEVEATLLRIGGVSEAVVVAREDVPGDRRLVAYVVGARPGALDGAALEAAVRRQLPEYLVPSAFVVMEGLPLTSNGKVDRKALPVPERSGASDQSVAPRDEMETRLAAIWAEVLHVDSVGVHDDFFALGGHSLLATQVVSRIRASLGVELPLGDFFGASTVAELAKKLATAGKAKVSPVTRVPRTADLPLSFAQQRLWFVDQLQPGSIVYNNPFPLRLRGTLDEGVLRRAFEELVRRHESLRTTFENKDGHPVQRIHAASFMPMPRVDLSRITQEPVRRAEALRLVNEEARKPFDLAKGPLIRTLLLKLQPTEHILVFHVHHIVSDGWSLGVFLRELSTLYRAFREGRPSPLPELPIQYADYAVWQRNWLSGETLAAEVGWWKRALADASFALELPLDKPRPPVFNHQGRVVEMRLPKALSESLEALAQREGVTAFMVLLSAFHLLLHRYSGQEDILVGSPIANRDIADTEGLIGFFVNTLVLRARLQPRMRFRELLMQVRDNTLGAYEHQGVPFEKLVEELLPHRDPSRPPLFQVMFNLQNAPWERADLGGLTLEDVEMDESRLAMFELTLDMQRFDEGFAGVLAYSTDLFSHETMVRFARHYEQLLRGIVADVDARLTDLSLTSHEERRRLLQDGAGAPATATPSLRAHALIEAQVARTPDAVAIVDGDVSVSYRDLDARATRLAWMLRNLGVGLETRVAICVERSAELLVALLGVLKAGAAYVPLDPEYPPERLAFMLEDSGARVVVARGRLREKLGGASGCLWLDVDSVPESGDVAPLSVDIPSEAAAYVLYTSGSTGRPKGVVVEHRSLVNFIRAAWKVYPVEPGDRMLQFASISWDTSAEEIYPCLSKGGTLVLRTPDMLDAPDVFLARCEAAGVTQLNLPTAFWHEVVDALVAGKARLPRKLQWVVMGGERAAPERVSAWRRLTAVPLVNTYGLTEVTAVATSVDLTLGADEPGMEVSIGRPLSNVQVHVLDAAGVPVPPGLVGELYIGGEGVARGYQGRPELTAERFVPSPFGQGERLYRTGDKARWRPDGGLEFLGRADTQVKVRGIRIELGEVEAALRTHPEVRDAVALVREVAPDDKRLVAYVVPGGIQTAALHDHLLRRLPRYMMPSAFVSLSALPLTPNGKVNRAALPTPDAALHGVTREYEAPATEVERKLAELWSELLRVPRVGRRDSFFEMGGHSLLATQLVARVRTAFDVELGLRAFFEAPTLAGLAERIESSDVGRTLPELTRPRGEGPPPLSFAQQRLWFLEQLQPGTAFYLMPAALQVSGPLELPLFHHAVDELVRRHESLRTSFRVERGEPHQVIHPATPGLLRVVDLTGLAEEQRRAEVTRRAAEDARLPFDLSTGPLLRMTMLVLAPTEHVLLLCMHHTISDGWSQTLLVRELAALYTAFRRGQPSPLPELPVQYADYARWQREWLRGDVLAAQLDWWKERLEGASTALELLTDRPRPAVRSFRGATVPVVLSASLSQALEVLAAREGATPFMVLLAGFQALLHRMSGQEDLLVGTPIAGRRDARTEGLIGFFVNTLVLRSRVHPTESFRAFLAQAKDMTLGAFEHQDVPFERLVEALQPERDLSRTPLFQAIFALQNTPDAEASLSELTFRGLEVENTVSRFELELSLVRTAEGYQGALVFDTELFERSTAERFVTRLQLLLEAAMAQPDVPLTSHPLLTRTERHAVLTDWNRTHSRGHPVGNIAQHFSAQAQRAPDAVALVLGRERMTYAELDERSSRLANHLLALGVGLEARVGVCMQRSFDLVVGLLAILKVGAAYVPVDPSHPASRRAFILEDARVSVILTQEALADSLSAGARPVVRVDTDWAVIARRPRDVPYIHIDAENLAYVTYTSGSTGQPKGVEIAHRGVLRLVLDPGFVYLDSREVLLQLSPLAFDASTFELWGALLNGARLVLHPHATVDLDELAETLSRHQVTVLWLTAALFEQVQRHRPDALTPIRQVLAGGDVLSVPSVRERLATGRPLVNGYGPTENTTFTTTHHLSGEEHLGVTVPIGQPIHHTQVYVLDDALRPVPVGMAGELYVAGAGLARGYTGQPALTAERFVPNPFATAPGERLYRTGDRVYWRPDGTLMFLGRLDAQVKLRGFRVEPAEVEAALRACPQVSEAVVLVHEAMPGDKRLVAWVTPRPGQSIDAGALRGALQQHVPEYMVPSHFVVLTALPLTPNGKVDTRALPALMLDAGTSSSWLAPRDVLELRLARLWEEVLGVENVGVRSSFFELGGHSLLAVRLMAEVGERMGRKLPLATLFQSPTIEQLAEVLRREDRGAPSTLVRFGQHTPDGKTPFFCVHPVGGNVLCYAELASLLGKDRPFIGLQARGVEDEGAPRTSIEEMASAYVEALREVQPRGPYLLGGWSLGGVVAYEMARQLRARGDEVALVALFDAYAPGPTRDEPTPTRLDEVLLFARDLMGASLATLELDVTTLASLSPDAVLERLLEAGHASGALPRGTDLARLQALFQVFAAHHAAVLRYTPPVLRERVVLFEASESEDGTAADRGWAALVGPPLERHVVPGDHYSLLREQGVRMLAERLREAMKSSP, encoded by the coding sequence TCGCCGACTCCCACGCCACCACGGTGCACTTCGTCCCCTCCATGCTTCGCGCCTTCCTCGAAGAGGACGGCCTTCAGCAGCTCACGCACCTCAAGCGCGTGGTGTGCAGTGGAGAGGCCCTCTCCGTGGAGTTGGTGAAGAAGGCCCACTCCCGCCTGCCCTCCACCACCGAGGTGCACAACCTCTACGGCCCCACCGAGGCCGCCGTCGACGTCTCCTTCTGGCACTGCCCGCGCGGTGACACCCGCCACGCCATCCCCATTGGCCGCCCCGTCGCCAACACCCGCCTCTACGTCCTCGACTCCCACGGCCAGCCCTCCCCCATCGGCGTCCCCGGCGAGCTCTTCATCGCTGGCGTCCAGGTGGGCCTGGGCTACTGGAATCGCCCTCAGCTCTCCGCCGAGCGCTTCGTCGAGGACACCTTCTCCGCCACTCCGGGCGCCCGCATGTACCGCACCGGCGACGTGGCCCGCTGGCTGCCTGACGGCACTCTCGAGTACCTCGGCCGCGCTGACTTCCAGGTGAAGCTGCGCGGGCTTCGCATCGAGCTCGGCGAAGTCGAAGCCGCTCTCGCCACCCATTCCCTCGTCCGCGAAGCCGCCGTCGTCCTGCGTGACGGCCCCGGCGGTCCTCGGTTGGTGGCCTATGTCTCGGGCAACGACGAAACGGCCCTGGACGCGGCCCGTCTCAAGCCCCATCTGCTCCAGCGCCTGCCCGAGTACATGGTGCCCTCGGCCTTCATTCACCTGCCCTCGCTGCCCCTGACTCCCAGCGGCAAGGTGGACCGCAAGGCCCTTCCCCTTCCCGAGGCCCCTGTATCCCACGGCCCCTCGTACGCCGCCCCACGCTCCCCCATCGAGGAGCGCCTCGCCTCCCTGTTCGCCACGGTCCTCGGCCTCGAGAAGGTCGGCATCCACGACGACTTCTTCGAGCTCGGTGGCCACTCCCTCCTCGCCACGCAGATCGTCGTTCGTGTCCGCACGGCGCTCGGCATCGAGCTGGCACTCCGGACCCTCTTCGAGTCGCCGACCGTGGCGTCGCTCGCCGCGCGGCTGGAGTCCTCTCGACAGGGGCCAGCGTCGGCCCTGGCACCACCGCCGCTGTCCCGCGTGGACCGCTCGAAGCCGCTCCCCTTGTCGTTCGCCCAGCAGCGCCTCTGGCTCCTCAGTCAGTTCGGCGCGGCGGCGAGTGCCTACAACCTCCCTCTGGCGCTGAAGCTGGAGGGGCACCTCGACCGCTTGGCGCTCCAGCGGGGCTTCGACGAGCTGGTGCGCCGCCACGAGGCGTTGCGCACCACCTTCGAGCTGCACGGTGAAGAACCGGTGCAGGTCATCCACCCCGCGCGAGCGCTCGCACTCCGCTTCGAGGATCTCTCCGCCCTGCCGGAGGCCACCGAGCGAGAGGCCGAGGCAGTCCGGCTCGTGCTGGAGGAGGCGCGACGTCCCTTCGACCTGGGCCGAGGTCCGGTGGCCCGGGCGCTCCTCGTGAAGGTGCGCGAGGTCGAGCACGTGCTCGTCTTCAACCTCCACCACATCATCTCGGACGGCTGGTCCAACGGGGTCCTCCTGCGGGAGATGGCCACGCTCTACTCGGCCTTCCGTGAGGGCAAGCCGTCGCAGCTGCCCGAGTTGTCCGTGCAGTACGCGGACTATTCCGTGTGGCAGCGAGGCTGGCTCCAGGGCGCGGTCATGGAGGCGCAGCTGGCCTACTGGCGTCGCGCGCTGGCCGATGCGCCTCCCCATCTGGAGCTTCCCACCGACCACCCGCGTCCCCCGCAACAGACCTTCGAGGGGGATGTGGTCCCGTTGCATCTCCCCCTCGCGCTCTCCGAGTCGCTGGAAGCCATGGGGCGCGGCGTGGGGGCCACGCCCTTCATGGTGCTGCTCGCGGCCCTCCAGTTCCTGCTGCACCGCTATTCGGGCCAGGAGGACATCCTCGTCGGCTCGCCCATCGCGGGGCGCACGACGACGGAGGTCGAGGGCCTCGTCGGCTACTTCGCGAACACGCTGGTCCTGCGGGCCCGGGTCCACGAGCAGGACACCTTCCGGGAGCTGCTGACCCGCGTTCGCGACACGACGCTCGGCGCCTACGAACACCAGGAGATGCCTTTCGAGAAGCTGGTCGAGGCCCTCCAGCCTGTCCGGGACCCGAGCCGTACACCGCTGTTCCAGGTCACCTTCGCCCTGCACAGCGAGCCCCTTCCCGATGTCTCCCTGCCGGGCCTCTCCCTGCATCCCCTCGAGCAAGGGCACGGCGCCGTTCGCTTCGACCTGGAGCTGCACCTCACTCGGCTGCCGGATGGCTTCAGGGGCGGTCTCAACTACGGCACCGCGCTGTTCTCGCGAGACACCATCGAGCGGATGTCCAGGCAGCTGGAGGGGTTGCTCGCGGAGGTCGTTCGCGCGCCCGACGCCCGTCTGTCCCAGGTCTCCCTCCTCCGACCGGAGGAGCGTCGCCGAATCCTCACTGACTGGAACGACACCGGTGTCACCCGGCCCCGACAGGCCCCGATCCACGCGCTGTTCGCCGAACAGGTGGCGCGCACGCCGGAGGCCATCGCCTTGTCGTCCTCGGCGGGGCGCATGACCTATGCGGAGCTGGCCGCCCGCGCCCACCGTCTCGCTCGGCACCTCCGCGAACGCGGCATCCGTCCAGGAAGCCGCGTGGGGCTGTTCCTGGAACGTTCGCCGGACCTCATCATCGGCATGCTGGGCATCCTCGAAGCGGGCGCGGCCTACGTCCCGCTCGACCCCAGCCATCCCCCAGAGCGCCTGGACTGGCTCACGCGAGAGGCCGGGGTCGCCCTCGTGGTGGCCCACCGCGACCTCGTCGACAAGCTGCCTCGAACGGGATGCGACCGGCTCCTCCTCGACGCGGAGTGGGACGTCATCGCGCGTCAGCCGTCGACCGCGCCAACCGTGGACGTCGGGGCCGATGACCTGGCCTACGTCATGTTCACCTCGGGAAGCACGGGCCACCCCAAGGGCGTGTGCGTGCCCCACCGGGGCGTGACGCGACTGGTGCGCGGCAGCACCTTCATGCGCATGGGTCCCCAGGAGGTCTTCCTCCAGCTCGCGCCCGCGGCGTTCGATGCCTCCACGCTCGAAATCTGGGGCGCGCTCCTCAACGGGGGACGTCTGGTCCTCGCGCCGCCAACGGCCTTGTCAATCGAGGCGTTGGGGACGCTCCTGGTCCGCGAGGGCATCACCGCGCTGTGGCTCACGGCGGCCCTGTTCGATCAGGTCGTCCAGCACCAGGGAGACGCGCTGGCGCGGGTTCGCCAGGTCCTCGCGGGAGGTGACGTGCTGTCCGTGCAGCGCGTGCGGGAGCATCTGGCCCGCCTGGGTCCGGACAACGTGCTCATCAACGGGTACGGCCCCACCGAGAACACGACGTTCTCCACCACGCACGTCATGCGGGCCGGAGAGTCGCCAGGACGCGCGGTACCCATCGGGCGCCCGGTGTCCAACTCCACGGCCTATGTCCTGGACGCGTCGCTCCGGCCCGTTCCCCCTGGGATGCCGGGCGAGCTGTACGTGGGTGGCGAGGGTCTGGCCTGGGGATACCTGAACCGCGCGGACCTGACCGCCGAGCGCTTCGTCCCGAACCCGTTCGCGACCACGCCTGGAGAGCGGCTCTACCGCACGGGAGACCGGGCGCGTTGGCGCTCCGATGGCGCGCTCGAGTTCCTGGGGCGCGTGGACTTCCAGGTGAAGATTCGCGGTTTCCGCATCGAGCCCGGAGAGGTCGAGGCGACGCTCCTGCGCATCGGCGGCGTGAGCGAAGCCGTCGTCGTCGCGAGGGAGGATGTCCCCGGCGACAGGCGGCTGGTCGCCTATGTCGTGGGAGCGAGGCCCGGCGCACTCGATGGCGCCGCGCTCGAGGCGGCGGTCCGACGCCAGCTCCCGGAGTACCTGGTGCCGTCCGCGTTCGTGGTGATGGAGGGCCTGCCCCTCACGTCCAACGGCAAGGTGGATCGCAAGGCCCTGCCCGTGCCCGAGCGCTCGGGCGCGAGCGACCAGTCCGTCGCGCCGCGCGACGAGATGGAGACCCGGCTCGCCGCCATCTGGGCCGAGGTGCTCCACGTGGACTCGGTGGGCGTCCATGACGACTTCTTCGCGCTGGGGGGCCACTCGTTGCTGGCGACCCAGGTCGTCTCACGGATTCGCGCCTCGCTGGGGGTGGAGCTGCCGCTGGGAGACTTCTTCGGGGCGTCCACGGTGGCGGAGCTGGCGAAGAAGCTGGCGACGGCCGGCAAGGCGAAGGTCTCTCCGGTGACGCGCGTGCCGAGGACCGCCGACCTGCCGCTGTCGTTCGCCCAGCAGCGCCTGTGGTTCGTGGACCAGCTCCAGCCGGGGTCCATCGTCTACAACAACCCCTTCCCGTTGCGGCTGCGCGGAACCCTGGATGAAGGGGTCCTCCGTCGGGCCTTCGAGGAGCTGGTGCGCCGCCACGAGTCGCTGCGCACCACGTTCGAGAACAAGGACGGACACCCCGTCCAGCGAATCCACGCCGCCAGCTTCATGCCCATGCCGCGGGTGGACCTGTCCCGCATCACCCAGGAGCCGGTGCGCAGGGCCGAGGCGCTGCGGCTGGTGAACGAGGAGGCGCGCAAGCCGTTCGACCTGGCGAAGGGGCCGTTGATTCGCACGCTGTTGCTGAAGCTCCAGCCGACGGAGCACATCCTCGTGTTCCACGTCCACCACATCGTCTCCGACGGGTGGTCCCTGGGCGTGTTCCTGCGCGAGCTGTCGACCCTCTATCGGGCCTTCCGCGAGGGGCGCCCCTCGCCGCTGCCGGAGCTGCCCATCCAGTACGCGGACTACGCGGTCTGGCAGCGCAACTGGCTCAGCGGGGAGACACTCGCCGCGGAGGTGGGCTGGTGGAAGCGGGCGCTGGCGGACGCATCGTTCGCGCTGGAGCTCCCGCTGGACAAGCCGCGCCCGCCGGTCTTCAACCACCAGGGGCGCGTGGTGGAGATGCGCCTGCCGAAGGCCCTCTCCGAATCCCTGGAGGCGCTGGCCCAGCGCGAGGGCGTGACGGCGTTCATGGTGCTGCTGTCCGCCTTCCACCTCCTGCTGCATCGCTACTCGGGACAGGAGGACATCCTCGTCGGCTCGCCCATCGCGAACCGGGACATCGCGGACACCGAGGGGTTGATCGGCTTCTTCGTCAACACGCTGGTCCTGCGCGCCCGGCTCCAGCCGCGGATGCGGTTCCGCGAGCTGCTGATGCAGGTCCGGGACAACACCCTGGGCGCGTACGAGCACCAAGGGGTCCCCTTCGAGAAGCTGGTCGAGGAGCTGCTGCCTCACCGCGACCCGAGCCGACCGCCGCTCTTCCAGGTGATGTTCAATCTCCAGAACGCGCCCTGGGAGCGGGCGGACCTGGGGGGGCTGACGCTGGAGGACGTGGAGATGGACGAGTCGCGGCTCGCGATGTTCGAGCTGACGCTCGACATGCAGCGCTTCGACGAGGGCTTCGCGGGTGTGCTCGCCTACAGCACGGACCTGTTCTCCCACGAGACGATGGTGCGCTTCGCGCGGCACTACGAACAGCTGCTGCGAGGCATCGTCGCCGATGTGGACGCGCGGCTGACGGACCTGTCCCTGACGTCGCACGAGGAGCGTCGACGCCTCCTCCAGGACGGAGCTGGAGCGCCCGCGACGGCGACGCCGTCCCTCCGAGCCCATGCGCTCATCGAGGCCCAGGTGGCGCGGACGCCAGACGCGGTGGCCATCGTGGACGGTGATGTGTCGGTCTCCTACCGGGACCTGGACGCGAGGGCCACGCGGCTGGCGTGGATGCTGCGGAACCTGGGGGTGGGGCTCGAGACGCGGGTCGCGATCTGCGTCGAGCGGTCCGCGGAGTTGCTGGTGGCGCTGCTGGGCGTGCTCAAGGCGGGAGCCGCCTACGTCCCGTTGGATCCAGAGTATCCGCCGGAGCGACTGGCCTTCATGTTGGAGGACAGTGGCGCGCGGGTGGTGGTGGCGCGTGGGCGGCTGCGCGAGAAGCTGGGCGGCGCGTCGGGCTGCCTGTGGCTCGATGTGGACTCGGTGCCCGAGTCGGGTGACGTGGCTCCGCTGTCGGTCGACATCCCGTCCGAGGCGGCGGCCTACGTCCTCTACACGTCTGGCTCGACGGGGCGCCCCAAGGGCGTCGTGGTGGAGCACCGCTCCCTGGTGAACTTCATCCGCGCCGCGTGGAAGGTGTACCCGGTGGAGCCCGGAGACCGGATGCTCCAGTTCGCCTCCATCAGCTGGGACACCAGCGCGGAGGAGATCTACCCGTGCCTCTCAAAGGGCGGGACGCTGGTGCTGCGCACGCCGGACATGCTGGACGCGCCAGACGTGTTCCTGGCCCGGTGCGAGGCGGCGGGAGTCACGCAGCTGAACCTCCCGACGGCCTTCTGGCACGAGGTGGTGGACGCCTTGGTGGCCGGCAAGGCGCGCCTGCCGCGCAAGCTCCAGTGGGTGGTGATGGGTGGAGAGCGCGCCGCGCCGGAGCGGGTCTCCGCCTGGCGGCGACTCACGGCGGTGCCGCTGGTGAACACCTACGGCCTCACCGAGGTGACGGCCGTCGCGACGTCGGTGGATCTGACGCTCGGAGCGGACGAGCCGGGGATGGAGGTGTCCATCGGTCGGCCGCTGTCCAACGTGCAGGTCCATGTGCTCGACGCCGCGGGGGTACCCGTGCCCCCGGGCCTCGTGGGGGAGCTGTACATCGGCGGCGAAGGGGTCGCGCGCGGCTACCAGGGCCGTCCGGAGCTGACGGCCGAGCGCTTCGTGCCCAGCCCCTTCGGCCAGGGAGAGCGGCTCTACCGCACGGGAGACAAGGCCCGCTGGCGGCCGGATGGGGGGCTGGAGTTCCTCGGTCGGGCGGACACGCAGGTGAAGGTGCGTGGCATCCGGATCGAGCTGGGCGAGGTCGAAGCCGCGCTCCGCACGCATCCGGAGGTTCGCGACGCGGTGGCGCTCGTGAGAGAGGTCGCTCCGGACGACAAGCGGCTGGTGGCCTATGTCGTGCCGGGCGGCATCCAGACCGCGGCGCTCCACGACCATCTCCTGCGGCGCCTGCCCCGCTACATGATGCCCTCGGCCTTCGTGTCGCTCTCCGCCCTGCCCTTGACGCCCAACGGCAAGGTGAACCGGGCGGCGCTCCCGACGCCGGACGCGGCGCTGCACGGGGTTACGCGCGAATACGAGGCGCCCGCGACGGAGGTGGAGCGGAAGCTGGCGGAGTTGTGGAGCGAGCTGTTGCGTGTGCCTCGGGTGGGCCGGCGGGACAGCTTCTTCGAGATGGGCGGCCACTCGCTGCTGGCCACGCAGTTGGTGGCGCGCGTCCGGACCGCGTTCGACGTGGAGCTGGGACTGCGCGCCTTCTTCGAGGCCCCCACGCTGGCCGGCCTCGCGGAGCGCATCGAGTCCTCGGACGTGGGCCGGACGCTGCCCGAGCTGACCCGTCCGCGAGGCGAAGGCCCCCCGCCGCTGTCGTTCGCGCAGCAGCGGCTTTGGTTCCTCGAGCAGCTCCAGCCGGGCACGGCGTTCTATCTCATGCCCGCCGCGCTCCAGGTGTCGGGGCCCCTGGAGCTGCCCCTGTTCCACCACGCGGTCGACGAGCTGGTGCGTCGGCACGAATCACTCCGCACGTCCTTCCGCGTGGAGCGCGGCGAACCGCATCAGGTCATCCATCCGGCGACGCCGGGCCTGCTGCGGGTGGTCGACCTGACCGGGCTCGCGGAGGAGCAGCGCCGGGCGGAGGTGACACGGCGCGCGGCGGAGGACGCCCGACTCCCGTTCGACCTGAGCACGGGGCCGCTGCTCCGCATGACGATGCTGGTGCTGGCGCCGACCGAGCACGTGCTGCTGCTCTGCATGCACCACACCATCAGCGACGGCTGGTCGCAGACCCTCCTCGTGCGTGAGCTGGCCGCGCTGTATACGGCCTTCCGTCGAGGACAGCCGTCCCCCCTTCCAGAACTGCCGGTCCAGTACGCCGACTACGCCCGCTGGCAGCGGGAGTGGCTGCGCGGCGACGTGCTCGCGGCGCAGCTCGACTGGTGGAAGGAGCGGCTGGAGGGGGCGTCAACGGCCCTGGAGCTGCTCACGGACCGGCCTCGTCCGGCGGTGCGTTCGTTCCGGGGCGCGACGGTGCCCGTCGTGCTGTCGGCCTCGCTCAGTCAGGCCCTGGAGGTCCTGGCCGCGCGTGAAGGCGCGACCCCCTTCATGGTGTTGCTCGCGGGGTTCCAGGCCCTGCTGCACCGAATGTCGGGACAGGAGGACCTGCTGGTCGGCACGCCCATCGCGGGCCGGCGCGACGCCCGGACGGAGGGCCTGATTGGCTTCTTCGTGAACACGCTCGTGCTGCGCTCCCGCGTCCATCCGACAGAGTCCTTCCGCGCCTTCCTGGCCCAGGCGAAGGACATGACGCTGGGGGCGTTCGAGCACCAGGACGTGCCGTTCGAGCGGCTGGTGGAAGCGCTCCAGCCCGAGCGGGACCTGAGCCGCACGCCGCTGTTCCAGGCGATCTTCGCGCTCCAGAACACCCCGGACGCGGAGGCCTCCCTGTCCGAGCTGACGTTCCGTGGACTGGAGGTGGAGAACACCGTCTCGCGCTTCGAGCTGGAGCTGTCGTTGGTGCGGACGGCGGAGGGCTACCAGGGCGCTCTGGTGTTCGACACGGAGCTGTTCGAGCGGTCGACCGCGGAGCGCTTCGTCACCCGCCTCCAACTCCTGCTGGAGGCCGCGATGGCTCAGCCCGACGTGCCGCTGACATCCCATCCACTGCTGACGCGAACAGAACGTCACGCGGTCCTGACGGACTGGAACCGGACGCATTCGCGTGGCCACCCCGTGGGGAACATCGCCCAGCACTTCTCCGCGCAGGCGCAGCGTGCGCCCGACGCGGTGGCCCTCGTGCTGGGCCGCGAGCGCATGACGTACGCGGAGCTCGATGAACGCTCGAGCCGGCTCGCGAACCACCTGCTCGCGCTGGGAGTGGGGCTCGAGGCGCGCGTGGGCGTGTGCATGCAGCGGAGCTTCGATCTGGTGGTGGGCCTGCTGGCCATCCTCAAGGTCGGCGCCGCCTACGTGCCGGTCGACCCGAGCCATCCCGCCTCCCGCCGCGCCTTCATCCTGGAGGATGCCCGCGTGTCGGTCATCCTCACGCAGGAGGCGTTGGCGGACTCGCTGTCGGCGGGGGCGCGACCTGTCGTGAGGGTCGACACGGACTGGGCGGTCATCGCCCGACGACCTCGCGACGTGCCGTACATCCACATCGACGCCGAGAACCTCGCGTACGTCACGTACACCTCGGGCTCCACCGGTCAGCCCAAGGGCGTGGAGATCGCCCACCGGGGCGTGCTGCGGTTGGTGCTCGACCCGGGCTTCGTCTACCTCGACTCGCGGGAGGTGCTCCTCCAGCTCTCGCCGCTCGCCTTCGACGCGTCCACGTTCGAGCTGTGGGGCGCGCTGCTCAACGGGGCGAGGTTGGTCCTCCATCCCCATGCGACGGTGGACCTGGACGAGCTGGCCGAGACACTCTCGCGACACCAGGTGACGGTGTTGTGGCTGACCGCGGCCTTGTTCGAGCAGGTGCAGCGGCACCGCCCCGATGCGCTCACGCCCATCCGGCAGGTGCTCGCGGGCGGCGACGTGCTGTCCGTGCCCAGCGTGCGTGAACGGCTGGCCACGGGGCGCCCGCTGGTGAATGGCTACGGGCCGACCGAGAACACCACCTTCACCACCACGCACCATCTCTCCGGCGAGGAGCACCTCGGCGTCACCGTGCCGATTGGTCAGCCCATCCACCACACCCAGGTCTACGTGCTGGACGACGCCCTGCGACCGGTGCCGGTGGGCATGGCGGGCGAGCTGTACGTCGCCGGCGCGGGGCTCGCCCGGGGCTACACGGGGCAGCCCGCGTTGACGGCGGAGCGCTTCGTGCCCAACCCCTTCGCCACGGCGCCGGGCGAGCGGCTCTACCGCACGGGGGATCGCGTCTACTGGCGCCCGGATGGGACGCTGATGTTCCTGGGGCGTCTCGACGCACAAGTGAAGCTGCGTGGCTTCCGCGTCGAACCGGCCGAGGTCGAGGCGGCGCTGCGCGCGTGCCCGCAGGTGAGCGAGGCGGTGGTCCTGGTGCACGAGGCGATGCCCGGGGACAAGCGGCTGGTCGCCTGGGTCACGCCCCGGCCGGGTCAGTCCATCGACGCGGGGGCGCTGCGTGGAGCGCTCCAGCAACACGTCCCCGAGTACATGGTGCCCTCGCACTTCGTGGTGCTGACCGCCCTGCCCCTGACTCCGAATGGCAAGGTGGACACGCGGGCGCTCCCCGCGCTCATGCTCGACGCGGGGACCTCCAGCTCATGGCTGGCGCCCAGGGACGTGCTCGAGCTGCGACTGGCGAGACTCTGGGAGGAGGTGCTGGGCGTGGAGAACGTGGGCGTGCGCTCCAGCTTCTTCGAACTGGGAGGCCATTCGTTGCTGGCGGTGCGCCTCATGGCCGAGGTCGGAGAACGGATGGGGCGGAAGCTGCCGCTCGCCACCCTCTTCCAATCCCCCACCATCGAGCAGCTCGCCGAGGTGCTGCGTCGCGAGGACCGGGGCGCGCCCTCGACCCTCGTCCGGTTCGGGCAGCACACACCGGACGGCAAGACGCCGTTCTTCTGCGTGCACCCGGTGGGTGGCAACGTCCTGTGCTACGCGGAGCTCGCGAGTCTGCTGGGGAAGGACCGGCCCTTCATCGGGCTGCAGGCGCGAGGCGTGGAGGATGAGGGAGCGCCTCGCACGAGCATCGAGGAGATGGCCTCGGCGTACGTGGAGGCCCTTCGCGAGGTCCAGCCTCGCGGGCCGTACCTGCTCGGTGGCTGGTCGCTCGGCGGGGTCGTCGCGTACGAGATGGCCCGGCAGCTCCGGGCGCGCGGCGACGAGGTGGCCCTGGTCGCGCTGTTCGACGCGTACGCGCCGGGACCGACCCGGGACGAGCCGACGCCCACGCGCCTGGACGAAGTGCTCCTGTTCGCGAGGGACCTGATGGGCGCGTCCCTGGCGACGCTGGAGCTCGACGTGACGACGCTCGCGAGCCTGTCCCCGGACGCCGTGCTGGAGCGGTTGCTCGAAGCGGGCCACGCGTCGGGGGCGCTGCCTCGGGGGACGGACCTCGCCAGGCTCCAGGCCCTGTTCCAGGTGTTCGCGGCCCACCACGCGGCGGTGCTTCGTTACACACCCCCGGTCCTGCGTGAGCGGGTGGTGCTGTTCGAGGCCAGCGAGTCCGAGGATGGAACGGCCGCGGACCGGGGCTGGGCCGCGCTGGTGGGCCCGCCCCTGGAGCGGCACGTGGTGCCAGGGGACCACTACTCCTTGCTGCGCGAACAGGGCGTCCGGATGCTGGCGGAGAGGCTGCGCGAGGCGATGAAGTCCAGCCCCTGA